A part of Aegilops tauschii subsp. strangulata cultivar AL8/78 chromosome 2, Aet v6.0, whole genome shotgun sequence genomic DNA contains:
- the LOC123497381 gene encoding uncharacterized protein, with amino-acid sequence MGAMPFPSSPFPLVPSLTCSLSSPESPQEHPWSSPSPLPFPRLPSAPPAGETRDSVTGLSLLRRPSSPSPRSARLQRSRGISAASSRCSFHLQRARCILLAHAWPRHRTPADNSSIAARQVRAPAPIWTGSPLLRRLAAESAPFRPVPADPAARNPPVVVFSIAMVLLFLFFRNESTSVSLVPSVDRASSGLQGPARPSCSLPSNRVKAHVVRIQSTTSVCLLHGLVLLPCGISGKMTIPSKSLLSLLASCSLYCFAALPTTCYIMPPILPCQASNPPFLASRCLAILPLCSAPLIALLVAGED; translated from the exons ATGGGTGCCATGCCCTTCCCTTCTTCCCCATTCCCTCTGGTTCCCTCTCTCACCTGCTCCCTGTCTTCTCCAGAAAGCCCGCAGGAGCATCCATGGTCGTCCCCGTCGCCGCTGCCTTTCCCTCGCCTTCCCTCGGCTCCACCTGCCGGTGAGACTCGCGACTCCGTCACCGGCTTGTCCCTGCTGCGTCGGCCATCTTCTCCCTCGCCTCGCTCCGCTCGTCTGCAGAGGTCGCGAGGCATCTCTGCTGCATCAAGCCGCTGCTCGTTCCACCTCCAGCGCGCCCGATGCATCCTCCTCGCGCATGCCTGGCCGCGCCACCGGACCCCCGCAG ACAACAGCTCCATAGCCGCCCGTCAAGTTCGCGCCCCGGCCCCGATCTGGACCGGATCTCCTCTGCTCCGCCGCCTAGCCGCCGAATCCGCCCCGTTCCGGCCGGttcccgccgaccccgccgccagGAACCCCCCTGTCGTTGTCTTCTCCATCGCCATGGTGTTGCTATTTCTGTTCTTCAGAAACGAGAGCACCAGCGTCTCGTTAGTCCCGAGCGTTGACCGCGCCTCCAGTGGCCTCCAAGGCCCAGCGCGCCCCTCCTGTAGCCTCCCCTCCAATCGGGTTAAGGCCCATG ttgtgaggattcagtcgactacatccgtttgtcttcttcatggactcgttcttcttccttgcgggatttcaggcaagatgaccataccctcgaaatcacttctatctttgcttgctagttgttcgctctattgctttgctgcgctacctaccacttgttatatcatgcctcccatattgccatgtcaagcctctaacccacctttcctagcaagcCGTTGCTTGGCTAtattaccgctttgctcagcccctcttatagcgttgctagttgcaggtgaagattaa